A region of the Leucobacter komagatae genome:
GGCGTGCGCCGCGCAGTCTTCCCCGGGCCAACCCGGCGCGCCGGCCAAGAACGATGGCGCCGCCAATAAGCGCGAGTGCAAGGCTGAGGCTGAGCGCGCCTCTCCAGCCTTCAGGCCAAAACAGGCGCGCGCCGGGGAGGCTGACGCCCACGTTCCCCGCGGCCGCAATCCACCGCGCCGGCCACACTGCGAGCTCCACGAGCACGCTACCAAGCTTCCCGCAGAGCGGGAGCACAACGAGCGCGGCGAGCCCGAGGCCTGTCCCGACCGGGGCGGCGGGCGAAGCCAAGACGTTCGCGACGACGCCTCCAAGTGAGAGACCCGGCTGCAGGAGTAGCAAGAGCGGGGCGCAGCTCAGCTGGGCGGCGGCCGCTACGGCAAGCGGCAGAGCGAGCGCAGGCGGCAGCCGCAGCCGTAGTCGCAGCCGATCGGTGACCGGCGACGCGGCCAGGAGAATACCGAGAGTCGCGCTCACCGAGAGTGCAAACCCAGGTTGGATCGCTTGCCAGGGGTCGGCCCACAAGAGCACCAGCGTCGCAGCTCCGAGCGCAGGCAGCGCGTGACCCGCTCTGCCCCCGAAACGCGAGACGAGCAGCACGGCTGCCATGATTGCGGCGCGCTGCACGCTCGGGTCGGGGCCAACCACGAGCACGAACCCACCCAGCGCCAGTACTGAAACCGCAGCGCGGGTTCTTCGGCCGCCCCCGGCCGCCCGGACCGCCGCGTTCATCGCGGCGATGACAAGCGCGCAGTTCGAACCAGCTATCATTAGTACCAGAGGTGAGTGATATGGCTAGATCGTTAGTAGTGCGGGAATACCTTCGCGTCTCCAGGGACGACAAGAAGACGGGCAAGTCCCCCGACCAGCAGCACGAGGAGAATCTCGCGGCGTTCGCGCGCGAAGGCCTCGTGCCGCACGCCTCGGAGCCGTACCGCGACGTCGATCGAAGTGCGAGCCGCTACGCGCGCGGCGGACGCGAGGACTTCGAGCGGCTCGTCGCCGACCTGGAGGGCGGGACGTTCGACGCTGACGTGCTCGCGATCTGGGAGTCGTCGCGCGGCTCGCGCCGGGTGAGCGAGTGGTCCCGGCTGATCGAGCTCTGCGAAGATCGAGGGGTCAAGATCTGGGTCACGACGCACAGCAGGCTCTATGACCCTACGAACGCTCGCGACAGGCGATCGCTGCACGAGGACGCCGTCGACGCCGAGTACGAGAGCGACAAGTCCTCCGAGCGCATCCGTCGCAACGTCCGCGACGCGGCGAAGGAGGGCAAGCCCCACGGCAAGAACGTCTACGGGTACCTCCGTGTTTACGATCCTCAGACGCGTGAGCTGGTGCGGATCGAGGAGCACCCGGAGCAGGCGCCGATCGTCAAAGAAGCCGCACGCCGGGCGCTCGCGGGAGAGAGCATGTACTCGATCGCGAAGAGCTTCAACGAGCGGGGCATCGAGCCCCGTCGGCCCAAGCGCAAGGAGCACCGCATGCACCACGGCTGGGACGGGGTGGCAATCAAGCAGATGCTCACGATGCACGCGTACGCAGGCAAGCGCCAGCACCGCGGTGAGATCGTGGGTGACGCCGTGTGGCCGGCTCTGATCGAGTACGACGATTGGGTGCGACTGCAGGCAGCGCTCTCTCCCGCCTCACGCAAGCGACCCGGAGCCTTCCGGGAGTTCAAGCACCTGCTCAGCGGGATCGCGTTCTGCGACGTCTGTGGCTCCTCGCTGCGCGTCGGGAAGCAGAACGCCGGGGGCAAGAGACTCGTGCCGGTGCTCGACGCGGATGGTTCTCCCGTGCTCGACGAGGCTGGCCAGCCGGTGAAGCAGGTGGCCATGAAGCAGCGCCTGGACAGGCAGATGCGGCCGATGTTCGATAAGCGCGGCGAACCGATGATGGTGATCGACCGGCCGCACTACCTCACGTACATGTGCCAGGGACTGCCCGGCAGACCGGGCCCGGACGGGAAGAAGGGCTTCCACGTTGCGATGAAGATGGAGTCGCTCGACCAGATCGTGACGGAGCTCGTGCTCGCACGTCTTGAGCGACCGGACTTCGTGGCGGCTGCTGCTGGAAGGGGTAGCGGCAACGACGCCGAGCGCCGGGCTCTGCTCGACGAGATCGACGGGCACCGCGAGTGGCTGGAGCAGGTCAGGGAGCGGGCCGA
Encoded here:
- a CDS encoding recombinase family protein — its product is MARSLVVREYLRVSRDDKKTGKSPDQQHEENLAAFAREGLVPHASEPYRDVDRSASRYARGGREDFERLVADLEGGTFDADVLAIWESSRGSRRVSEWSRLIELCEDRGVKIWVTTHSRLYDPTNARDRRSLHEDAVDAEYESDKSSERIRRNVRDAAKEGKPHGKNVYGYLRVYDPQTRELVRIEEHPEQAPIVKEAARRALAGESMYSIAKSFNERGIEPRRPKRKEHRMHHGWDGVAIKQMLTMHAYAGKRQHRGEIVGDAVWPALIEYDDWVRLQAALSPASRKRPGAFREFKHLLSGIAFCDVCGSSLRVGKQNAGGKRLVPVLDADGSPVLDEAGQPVKQVAMKQRLDRQMRPMFDKRGEPMMVIDRPHYLTYMCQGLPGRPGPDGKKGFHVAMKMESLDQIVTELVLARLERPDFVAAAAGRGSGNDAERRALLDEIDGHREWLEQVRERAERERNLDLLFDQQARVEPKIEAAQKRLEQLSEVDPWVLKVAREGAVRQAWEEMDLIERRRVIGAVLAPRVKRGARGQKGLHPERVVPGWK